A stretch of Gemmatimonas aurantiaca T-27 DNA encodes these proteins:
- a CDS encoding Gfo/Idh/MocA family protein: MSSSYSRRDFVGDSAKLALGAMIVPRVVLGGPGYVAPSAKLNIACVGIGGMGMSNMSQMLTENIVAVCDVDFSYVERSLDGRLKPRQGEPTPENILLAETYKKATKYADFRQMLDKQKDIDAIMVATPDHLHAPIALAAMQLGKHVYVQKPLAYSVYETRLLAKAAAANPKLATQMGNQGHSMEGSRRINEIIASGVLGKIQEVHVWTDRPVRYWAQGIPRPRAANAPVPANNARPQWNMGTVDNAVRAAMAANDTTPPPGMNWDLYLGPAPEIPYHPAYHPFAWRGWIDFGVGAIGDMGAHLIDQPYTALGLTYPTSIVASSSPWGGGAQTPATYPMATTVQFEYPAVGKRGPVKLFWYDGGLMPPRPAMLPDDVPMTNPGSDGGGGVFIGTKGIMFYETYGNKPRIFPEAIAVKAAKVPVSHPRVTVSHEQNWIQAAKGEAVISSPFSQAAPLTETMLLGIAALRAGQGRKVLYDGEKAQFTNAPDANQYLTRVYRSGWQL; the protein is encoded by the coding sequence ATGTCGAGCTCCTACTCCCGCCGCGATTTTGTCGGCGACTCCGCCAAGTTGGCCCTCGGTGCCATGATCGTTCCTCGCGTGGTGCTGGGAGGGCCGGGGTATGTGGCTCCCAGCGCGAAGCTGAACATCGCGTGTGTGGGGATCGGTGGTATGGGCATGAGCAACATGTCGCAGATGCTCACCGAGAATATCGTGGCCGTGTGCGATGTGGATTTCAGCTATGTGGAGCGATCGCTGGATGGTCGTCTCAAGCCGCGCCAGGGTGAGCCCACCCCCGAGAACATCCTGCTGGCCGAGACTTACAAGAAGGCCACCAAGTACGCCGACTTCCGGCAAATGCTCGACAAGCAGAAGGACATCGACGCGATCATGGTGGCCACGCCCGATCACCTGCATGCGCCGATTGCGCTCGCGGCCATGCAACTGGGCAAGCATGTGTACGTGCAGAAGCCGCTGGCCTACTCGGTGTACGAAACGCGTCTGCTGGCCAAGGCTGCGGCGGCCAATCCCAAGTTGGCCACGCAAATGGGCAACCAGGGCCATTCCATGGAAGGCTCGCGGCGCATCAACGAGATCATTGCGTCCGGTGTGCTCGGCAAGATCCAGGAAGTGCATGTGTGGACCGATCGGCCCGTACGCTACTGGGCGCAGGGCATCCCGCGGCCGCGGGCAGCCAATGCGCCGGTGCCGGCCAACAACGCACGTCCGCAGTGGAACATGGGCACGGTCGACAATGCGGTGCGTGCGGCAATGGCGGCGAACGACACGACCCCGCCTCCGGGCATGAACTGGGATCTCTATCTCGGACCGGCGCCCGAGATTCCGTATCACCCGGCCTATCATCCGTTCGCGTGGCGCGGATGGATTGATTTTGGTGTGGGGGCGATCGGTGACATGGGGGCACACCTCATCGATCAGCCGTACACGGCGTTGGGGCTCACCTATCCAACCAGCATTGTGGCGTCGTCAAGTCCGTGGGGTGGTGGCGCTCAGACGCCGGCGACCTATCCGATGGCTACCACGGTGCAGTTCGAGTATCCCGCTGTTGGCAAGCGTGGACCGGTGAAGCTCTTCTGGTACGATGGTGGCCTCATGCCACCGCGGCCGGCCATGTTGCCCGATGATGTGCCGATGACCAACCCCGGCAGCGACGGCGGTGGTGGTGTGTTCATCGGTACCAAGGGGATCATGTTTTACGAAACCTACGGCAACAAGCCACGCATTTTCCCCGAAGCGATTGCGGTGAAGGCGGCCAAGGTGCCGGTGTCGCATCCGCGAGTGACGGTGTCGCACGAACAGAACTGGATCCAGGCAGCCAAGGGCGAAGCGGTCATCAGTTCGCCGTTCTCTCAAGCCGCACCACTTACAGAGACCATGCTGCTGGGTATCGCGGCGTTGCGTGCGGGGCAGGGTCGCAAGGTGCTGTACGATGGCGAGAAGGCACAGTTCACCAATGCGCCGGACGCCAATCAGTATCTCACGCGTGTGTACCGGAGTGGCTGGCAGCTTTAA
- a CDS encoding TonB-dependent receptor → MSKSATGMQDGAGHLHFVTSAPSDVYRRLYGLCATLLVLLGCLATPASAQQVDVIRGRITGADNEPLENVTVIVTTISGNVNRTARTDRSGRYTVTFPNGDGDYMVTVNAVGFAQKRFEIKRVADEDVLLGDAKLSKVGTVLDAMKVTADRQKVSRNDVSQDISGTERVIPANNAALPPDQMGDLAAMAATLPGVQLVPGQDGGANGYSVMGMGADQNNTTLNGMNFGGSGLPRDAQVGSSLSTSPYDVSRGGFSGGQFSLSTRSGSNFSARGLSFLGEAPQLQWMDAPARATGQQYSNGSIGGSVAGPLVFDKAFYMMAFQLGRRSNDLQTLLNTSTVGLQATGIAADSVQRLVGILGASNVPTSANGLPNSRLADQGSVVGSIDFAPPSSTSGTAYNLTFNGAWNRQNPATPLTSSLPTASAQRTGLNAGLQGRHSAYLAVRGINLLTETSVGLNASQNEGSPFVNLPAGRVRVNSAFGDGSTGVQMLAFGGNQTLATTQSSNSVMANNSLSWFSANNKHRLKLASEFRRDGSSQDQTLNRLGTFTYNSLADLQAGIPVSFTRTLSPRERDASQLIGALSLGDSYRRTNRLQFQYGVRVDANKFLDAPAVNSAVEQRFGVRNTEVPNGIYPSVRGGFSWQYGTGPQIGAFEGAFRGPRAVVRGGIGMFQNMPQATLIGSAIDNTGLANAIQQLACVGPATPVPAWSTYANPGNIPTRCADGTTGTVFANGAPNVTLFAKNFAPSTSIRSNLSWSGAVLRNRMNGSFDATYSINQRQSSFVDRNFAGVERFVIDNEDGRPVYVRPTSIVPLTGGIAAGDGRLDSTFQRVTEQRSDLTSRSAQFTARFSPMTFNSTISWNASYTYSNVREQFRGFSSTAGDPNAISWSRSPFDSRHQITYNVTWNAFDFIRISWGGQFRSGSPFTPSIGGDVNGDGFSNDRAFIFDPSTSGDATTAAAMQALLDKGSDVARRCLSKQLGTLAGRNSCEGPWISTANLSFSFNPLKVRMPQRATLSFNVSNPLGAADLLMNGADNLKGWGQQVFVDPALLYVRGFDPVTKRYKYEVNQRFGATNPQFQQFRAPVTVSAMLCYDIGATRERQVLTQTLDRGRRTQGTKAQEAVIKAQFGTGGVPNPLATILRDQDTLKLSSTQADSLAMMNRRYTVRLDSIWAPIAKRYAELPSGYSRDRVYWEYVKAREASIDILRGYAPAVRALLTDAQKRRLPAFITTSLDDRYLRSIRSGTAGGGGPMMLPGGATFMGAGAMGGGAQTTIIMR, encoded by the coding sequence GTGTCGAAGTCAGCAACCGGCATGCAGGATGGTGCCGGTCACCTCCACTTCGTCACCTCCGCCCCCTCCGACGTGTACCGTCGACTTTACGGACTCTGCGCCACGCTGCTGGTGCTGCTTGGGTGTCTCGCGACACCCGCCAGCGCCCAGCAAGTGGATGTCATCCGCGGACGCATCACCGGCGCCGACAATGAACCGCTGGAGAACGTCACCGTCATTGTGACGACCATCTCCGGCAATGTGAACCGCACCGCGCGCACTGATCGCAGCGGTCGATACACCGTGACATTCCCCAATGGCGATGGCGACTACATGGTCACCGTCAACGCGGTGGGCTTTGCGCAGAAGCGTTTCGAGATCAAACGCGTGGCCGACGAAGATGTGCTGCTGGGCGATGCCAAGTTGTCGAAGGTCGGTACGGTGCTCGATGCCATGAAGGTGACAGCCGACCGGCAGAAGGTCTCACGCAATGATGTCAGTCAGGATATCAGCGGCACGGAGCGGGTGATTCCGGCGAACAACGCCGCACTGCCACCTGACCAGATGGGTGACCTCGCTGCGATGGCCGCCACACTGCCTGGTGTGCAGTTGGTGCCAGGCCAGGACGGCGGCGCCAATGGCTATTCAGTCATGGGCATGGGCGCCGACCAGAACAACACCACGCTCAATGGCATGAATTTTGGCGGATCTGGACTGCCCCGCGATGCCCAGGTCGGAAGCTCGCTCTCCACGTCGCCGTATGACGTATCACGTGGTGGATTCAGCGGCGGACAGTTCAGCCTCAGTACACGCAGTGGCTCCAACTTCAGCGCGCGCGGCCTGAGCTTCCTCGGCGAGGCGCCGCAACTGCAGTGGATGGACGCTCCCGCACGGGCCACCGGTCAGCAGTACAGCAACGGGTCCATCGGGGGCAGTGTTGCCGGGCCGCTGGTGTTCGACAAGGCGTTTTACATGATGGCCTTTCAACTGGGCCGTCGCAGCAACGACCTGCAAACGCTGCTCAATACCTCCACAGTGGGATTGCAGGCCACGGGGATCGCCGCCGATTCGGTGCAGCGCCTGGTGGGCATCCTCGGTGCGTCGAACGTGCCCACATCGGCCAATGGTCTGCCCAACAGCCGCCTCGCCGATCAGGGCAGTGTGGTGGGCAGCATCGACTTTGCGCCACCGTCGAGCACCAGTGGCACCGCGTACAACCTGACGTTCAACGGCGCGTGGAACCGACAGAATCCGGCCACCCCACTCACGTCGTCGCTGCCCACCGCCAGCGCGCAGCGCACCGGGCTCAATGCCGGTCTGCAGGGACGACACAGTGCCTATCTCGCGGTGCGTGGCATCAACCTGCTCACGGAAACCTCGGTGGGACTGAATGCGTCGCAGAACGAAGGATCACCGTTCGTGAATCTGCCAGCCGGTCGCGTGCGGGTGAACAGCGCCTTCGGGGACGGCAGCACCGGTGTGCAGATGCTAGCCTTTGGTGGCAACCAGACCCTGGCCACGACACAATCGTCGAACAGCGTGATGGCGAACAACTCGCTGTCATGGTTCAGCGCCAACAACAAACATCGTCTCAAGCTGGCGTCGGAGTTCCGCCGAGATGGGTCGTCGCAGGACCAGACGCTGAATCGTCTGGGCACGTTCACCTACAACTCGCTGGCCGACCTGCAGGCGGGGATCCCGGTGTCGTTCACCCGCACGCTCTCGCCGCGTGAACGGGACGCGAGTCAGCTCATCGGCGCACTCTCACTGGGTGATTCATACCGCCGCACGAATCGCCTGCAATTTCAGTACGGCGTGCGTGTCGATGCCAACAAGTTTCTCGACGCCCCGGCAGTCAACAGTGCCGTGGAGCAGCGCTTTGGCGTGCGCAACACAGAGGTGCCCAATGGCATCTATCCGAGTGTGCGCGGTGGCTTCTCCTGGCAGTATGGCACGGGCCCGCAGATTGGCGCATTCGAAGGCGCCTTTCGTGGCCCGCGCGCGGTGGTGCGAGGCGGCATTGGCATGTTCCAGAACATGCCGCAGGCGACGCTCATCGGGTCGGCCATCGACAATACCGGACTGGCCAACGCCATTCAGCAACTGGCTTGCGTGGGTCCGGCCACGCCAGTGCCGGCGTGGAGCACCTACGCCAATCCCGGCAACATCCCCACCCGCTGCGCCGATGGCACCACGGGCACCGTGTTTGCGAATGGCGCGCCAAATGTCACCTTGTTCGCGAAGAATTTTGCGCCGTCCACGAGCATTCGATCCAACCTGAGCTGGTCGGGTGCAGTTCTGCGCAATCGCATGAATGGGTCGTTCGACGCGACCTATTCCATCAATCAGCGCCAGTCGAGTTTTGTCGATCGCAACTTTGCCGGTGTGGAGCGGTTTGTCATCGACAATGAAGACGGGCGACCCGTGTACGTGCGCCCGACCAGCATCGTACCACTCACCGGTGGCATTGCGGCAGGTGACGGACGCCTGGACTCCACCTTCCAGCGCGTCACGGAACAGCGCAGCGATCTGACCTCGCGCAGTGCGCAGTTCACCGCGCGGTTTTCACCGATGACGTTCAACAGCACCATTAGCTGGAACGCGAGCTACACGTACAGCAATGTGCGCGAGCAGTTTCGTGGTTTCTCCAGTACCGCTGGCGATCCGAACGCCATTTCCTGGTCACGTTCACCGTTCGACTCGCGTCATCAGATCACGTACAATGTGACCTGGAACGCGTTCGATTTCATTCGTATCTCCTGGGGTGGCCAGTTCCGCTCCGGCTCCCCCTTCACGCCGTCCATCGGCGGCGACGTGAACGGCGACGGCTTCAGCAATGACCGCGCATTCATCTTCGATCCGTCGACATCAGGAGACGCCACCACGGCGGCGGCCATGCAGGCGTTGCTCGACAAAGGCTCCGACGTGGCCCGTCGCTGCCTGAGCAAGCAGCTCGGCACACTCGCCGGCCGCAATAGCTGCGAAGGCCCGTGGATCAGCACGGCCAACCTCTCCTTCTCGTTCAATCCGCTCAAGGTGCGCATGCCGCAGCGCGCCACGCTCAGTTTCAACGTGAGCAACCCGCTCGGTGCGGCGGACCTGCTGATGAACGGCGCCGATAACCTGAAGGGTTGGGGCCAACAGGTGTTCGTGGACCCGGCGCTGCTGTACGTGCGTGGGTTTGATCCCGTCACCAAGCGCTACAAGTACGAAGTGAACCAGCGCTTCGGTGCCACCAATCCGCAGTTCCAGCAGTTCCGCGCGCCAGTCACGGTGAGCGCCATGCTGTGCTATGACATCGGTGCGACGCGCGAGCGGCAGGTGCTTACGCAAACACTCGATCGGGGCCGTCGCACGCAGGGCACCAAGGCACAGGAAGCGGTCATCAAGGCGCAGTTTGGCACCGGTGGCGTGCCCAATCCGTTGGCCACGATCCTGCGCGACCAGGATACGCTCAAGTTGTCGTCTACACAGGCTGACAGCCTGGCCATGATGAATCGCCGCTATACGGTGCGCCTCGATTCCATCTGGGCCCCGATCGCCAAGCGTTATGCCGAACTCCCCAGTGGGTACAGTCGTGATCGGGTGTACTGGGAATACGTCAAGGCACGTGAAGCCAGCATCGACATCCTGCGTGGATATGCGCCCGCCGTGCGTGCCCTGCTCACCGATGCGCAGAAGCGCCGACTGCCGGCCTTCATCACCACCTCGCTCGACGATCGGTACCTGCGCAGCATTCGCTCCGGCACGGCCGGTGGTGGCGGCCCGATGATGCTGCCCGGTGGCGCGACGTTCATGGGTGCCGGCGCCATGGGTGGTGGAGCACAGACCACCATCATCATGCGATGA
- the murB gene encoding UDP-N-acetylmuramate dehydrogenase codes for MPDPASTSPIHGGTTPAALAEALGRVLDTTRLRVNEPLAPYTTFRIGGPADVLYDATTADDLATAITTARALNIPWFVLGLGANIVVGDRGVRGLVIRNQAKAHRLSADGTLWTESGAVVQDLVLETVRAGFSGLEHYIGIPSTIGGALWQNLHFLSPAPERERTMFISEVFASCEILREEGDRRVVDADYIQFAYDDTVFHHRRDVVLSATFRLEASDSATLHRILQENLSWRGSRHPWLQVHPSAGSIFKKIEGVGAGRLIDQCGLKGFRVGDAQISHIHANILVNLGHATSADVQALIAHAQAAVREKFGYELEPEVGFIGEF; via the coding sequence ATGCCTGATCCTGCTTCGACATCGCCGATACACGGAGGGACCACGCCGGCCGCCCTCGCCGAGGCGCTGGGACGCGTCCTCGACACCACGCGGCTGCGCGTGAACGAACCGCTGGCTCCGTACACCACTTTTCGGATTGGAGGTCCGGCGGACGTCCTGTACGATGCCACCACGGCAGACGACCTCGCCACCGCCATTACCACCGCGAGGGCACTGAATATTCCCTGGTTCGTGCTCGGACTCGGCGCCAACATCGTGGTCGGGGATCGTGGCGTCCGGGGGCTGGTGATCCGCAATCAAGCCAAGGCCCACCGCCTCTCCGCCGACGGGACCCTCTGGACCGAAAGCGGCGCCGTGGTGCAGGACCTGGTGCTGGAGACGGTGCGGGCCGGATTCTCCGGTCTCGAGCACTACATCGGCATTCCCAGCACCATCGGTGGCGCGCTCTGGCAGAACCTCCATTTCCTGTCGCCGGCGCCCGAACGGGAACGCACGATGTTCATCAGTGAGGTCTTTGCATCCTGCGAGATCTTGCGCGAGGAAGGCGACCGCCGCGTGGTCGATGCGGACTACATACAATTTGCATACGACGACACCGTCTTCCATCACCGGCGGGATGTGGTCCTCAGTGCCACATTCCGCCTCGAGGCCAGCGATTCGGCCACGTTGCACCGAATCCTGCAGGAAAACCTGTCGTGGCGCGGCTCACGGCATCCCTGGCTGCAGGTGCACCCGAGCGCCGGTTCGATCTTCAAGAAGATCGAAGGGGTGGGAGCTGGTCGCCTCATCGATCAATGCGGTCTCAAGGGGTTCCGTGTGGGTGATGCGCAGATTTCGCACATCCACGCCAACATCCTCGTGAATCTCGGCCACGCCACGTCGGCCGATGTGCAGGCACTCATTGCCCATGCACAAGCCGCGGTGCGGGAGAAGTTCGGGTACGAACTCGAACCCGAAGTGGGCTTCATCGGGGAGTTCTAG
- a CDS encoding M16 family metallopeptidase, producing MTVSREVPTGLMRRRGRLMVCASVVFGAAVLAPVMNAALEAQATRAPVRRPAAPRPATRPAEPALSPAIMGDDSLTMKFEVSGIPVILRRVTANNVVAANLYLLGGVRQLTLATQGIEMLLLESGERGTQKYPRDVLRTKMARMGSVIGVSPGVDWTTVALRATTTSLDSTWAILADRIMAPRLDPAEVELVREQFVTAVSQRKDSPDALLDFMADSIAFAGHPYALEPTGTEASLGALKVSDLRAYQTQQMVTSRMMLVVVGNVSRARVEKLVRESIGRLPRGSYAWTLPEPPADLPSAYVVAQRQLPTNYLQGYFHGPQASSKDYASLRLACAVLSGRLFGEVRQRRNLTYSVNAPFVERAFSMGGLYVTTTQPDEVLAIMQQQIRALQEGTITNDGLDRLVQQFIVTYFLDNETNADQANLLARAELYQSDFRRASRFVDELRSVTPEEIQRAARTYMTKVRWAYVGDPAKVTPARLLRF from the coding sequence ATGACCGTGTCACGTGAGGTGCCGACGGGGCTGATGCGTCGCCGTGGACGACTGATGGTTTGTGCATCGGTGGTGTTTGGTGCGGCGGTATTGGCACCCGTGATGAACGCGGCGCTCGAGGCGCAAGCCACGCGGGCGCCGGTACGACGGCCTGCTGCGCCGCGTCCGGCCACGCGTCCCGCGGAGCCGGCCCTGTCGCCCGCGATCATGGGAGACGATTCGCTCACCATGAAGTTCGAAGTGAGCGGCATTCCGGTGATTCTGCGGAGGGTCACCGCCAACAATGTCGTGGCGGCCAATCTGTATCTGCTGGGTGGCGTGCGGCAATTGACGCTGGCTACGCAGGGGATCGAGATGTTGTTGCTGGAGTCGGGTGAACGGGGCACGCAGAAATACCCGCGGGATGTGCTGCGCACAAAAATGGCGCGCATGGGGAGCGTGATCGGTGTGAGCCCCGGTGTGGATTGGACAACGGTCGCATTGCGCGCCACGACCACATCACTCGACAGCACCTGGGCCATCCTGGCAGACCGAATCATGGCGCCGCGACTCGATCCGGCCGAGGTCGAGTTGGTGCGCGAGCAGTTCGTGACGGCGGTGAGCCAGCGCAAGGACAGCCCGGATGCGTTGCTGGACTTCATGGCGGACAGCATTGCGTTTGCGGGACATCCGTACGCGCTCGAGCCCACGGGCACCGAAGCGTCGCTCGGTGCCCTCAAGGTGTCCGATCTGCGCGCGTATCAGACGCAGCAGATGGTCACGTCGCGTATGATGCTGGTGGTGGTGGGGAATGTGTCGCGTGCGCGCGTGGAGAAGCTGGTGCGCGAGTCGATCGGTCGGTTGCCGCGCGGTAGCTATGCCTGGACGTTGCCGGAGCCGCCGGCGGACTTGCCGAGTGCCTATGTGGTCGCCCAGCGGCAACTACCGACCAACTACCTCCAGGGCTACTTCCACGGTCCGCAGGCATCGAGCAAGGACTATGCGTCGCTGCGTCTGGCGTGTGCCGTGCTTTCAGGTCGCCTGTTCGGTGAAGTGCGTCAGCGTCGCAACCTCACGTACTCGGTGAACGCCCCGTTTGTGGAACGGGCGTTTTCGATGGGTGGTCTGTACGTGACCACCACGCAGCCCGACGAAGTGCTGGCCATCATGCAGCAGCAGATCCGCGCACTGCAGGAAGGCACGATCACCAACGATGGTCTCGACCGACTGGTGCAGCAGTTCATCGTGACCTACTTCCTCGACAATGAGACCAACGCCGACCAGGCCAACTTGCTGGCCCGGGCGGAACTGTATCAGAGCGATTTCCGGCGCGCTTCGCGTTTCGTGGACGAGCTCCGGTCGGTAACGCCCGAGGAGATCCAGCGGGCGGCGCGCACCTATATGACCAAGGTGCGATGGGCGTATGTGGGCGATCCCGCCAAGGTCACGCCGGCCCGATTGCTGCGCTTTTGA
- a CDS encoding TetR/AcrR family transcriptional regulator, with protein sequence MSTVQEQDGMPSLPDSGRLEALLDAALGVFMRFGYRKTSMQDIADAAQISRQGLYLHFAAKEQLFRAVVEHAMRRAELAAQRALETPDLEQGLVSAFDAWMGDFIGLGSAVASDLREIGPTLIGPMAAEYDARFHQVLARRIAASPLTPMLEPLALTPAQLAVMLHAVARGHKHSATSREQFRTLIGDAVRVMCAPLLLQHTRTA encoded by the coding sequence ATGAGTACAGTCCAAGAACAGGACGGCATGCCGTCGCTGCCCGATTCCGGGCGCCTGGAGGCGCTGCTCGACGCCGCACTGGGCGTTTTCATGCGTTTCGGATACCGGAAAACGTCCATGCAGGATATCGCGGACGCCGCACAGATCTCGCGACAGGGGCTCTATCTGCATTTCGCGGCCAAGGAGCAACTCTTCCGCGCCGTGGTGGAGCACGCCATGCGACGCGCCGAGCTGGCGGCGCAACGGGCCCTGGAAACGCCGGATCTCGAGCAGGGACTGGTGAGCGCGTTCGATGCGTGGATGGGTGACTTCATCGGACTGGGGTCGGCAGTTGCCTCGGACCTTCGCGAAATCGGTCCGACCTTGATCGGCCCGATGGCCGCTGAATACGACGCACGATTTCACCAGGTACTCGCCCGGCGTATCGCGGCTTCACCGCTGACGCCGATGCTCGAGCCCCTGGCACTCACGCCGGCCCAACTCGCGGTGATGCTGCATGCCGTGGCGCGGGGCCACAAACACAGCGCCACATCCCGCGAGCAGTTCCGCACTCTCATTGGCGACGCCGTGCGCGTGATGTGCGCACCGTTGCTGCTTCAACACACGCGTACGGCCTGA
- a CDS encoding M16 family metallopeptidase — MVAPLQAQSRAELDKVLRRKLLANGMEVIVVENHGVPIATLEINVRNGAFTQSPEYAGLAHMYEHMFFKANKDLPDAEAFTERAGELGAVFNGTTQEERVNYFLTLPADSVVGGLKFLASALINPSFREDELAAEKEVVLGEYDRNEAQPGFDFQQKATALLYPGQFSRKNTIGDRKVIANVTPAQMREIQRKYYVPNNSALIVTGDVDPEKIFAMAEQIFGGWPKGADPFVADPIPAIPALESNKAQISVEPINAVAVLIQWQGPSVGKDPGATFAADVFSDVLNTPGSTFQKNLVDTGLWQGVGVNYYTLNHTGPISISGQTTPDKYRAAMAALEREIAKFTDPTYITPREIEAVKAQRAVSSAFGIEKASEIAHTIGFWWSVANLDYFMSYTDQMAQQRITDLMRYTRTYIAGKPRVTNVLLSAEARRAIGLTESELLTPTTRPVVRP; from the coding sequence ATGGTCGCCCCGCTTCAGGCCCAGTCGCGCGCGGAGCTCGACAAGGTCCTGCGGCGCAAGCTGCTCGCCAATGGTATGGAGGTGATCGTCGTGGAGAATCACGGCGTGCCGATTGCCACGCTCGAAATCAATGTGCGCAACGGAGCCTTCACGCAGTCGCCGGAGTACGCCGGGCTCGCACACATGTACGAGCACATGTTCTTCAAGGCGAACAAAGACTTGCCCGATGCCGAAGCGTTCACCGAGCGCGCTGGTGAGCTGGGCGCCGTGTTCAATGGCACGACTCAGGAAGAGCGGGTCAACTACTTCCTGACGCTGCCCGCCGATTCGGTGGTGGGTGGTCTCAAGTTCCTGGCCAGTGCTCTGATCAATCCGAGTTTCCGCGAAGACGAACTCGCTGCCGAAAAAGAAGTGGTACTTGGCGAGTACGATCGGAACGAAGCCCAGCCCGGATTCGACTTTCAGCAGAAGGCCACGGCGTTGTTGTATCCCGGGCAGTTCAGCCGCAAGAACACGATCGGCGATCGCAAGGTGATTGCCAATGTCACGCCGGCTCAGATGCGCGAGATCCAGCGCAAGTACTATGTGCCCAACAACAGCGCCTTGATCGTGACGGGTGACGTGGACCCGGAAAAGATCTTCGCGATGGCCGAGCAGATTTTTGGCGGCTGGCCCAAGGGGGCCGATCCCTTTGTGGCCGATCCCATTCCGGCGATCCCTGCGCTCGAGAGCAACAAGGCGCAGATCAGCGTAGAGCCGATCAATGCCGTGGCTGTGTTGATCCAGTGGCAGGGACCCAGTGTGGGTAAGGACCCAGGCGCCACGTTCGCCGCCGACGTGTTCAGCGACGTGCTCAACACACCAGGCTCCACCTTCCAGAAGAACCTCGTGGACACGGGGCTCTGGCAGGGCGTCGGCGTGAACTACTACACGTTGAATCACACGGGTCCGATTTCCATCAGTGGTCAGACGACGCCCGACAAGTATCGCGCGGCGATGGCGGCACTGGAGCGGGAGATCGCCAAGTTCACCGACCCCACCTACATCACACCGCGCGAGATCGAGGCGGTGAAGGCACAGCGCGCGGTGTCGAGTGCTTTCGGCATCGAAAAGGCTTCGGAGATTGCGCACACCATCGGATTCTGGTGGAGCGTGGCCAACCTCGACTACTTCATGAGCTATACCGACCAGATGGCGCAGCAGCGCATCACCGACTTGATGCGCTACACGCGCACCTACATCGCGGGCAAGCCGCGTGTGACCAATGTGCTGCTGTCAGCCGAGGCCCGGCGTGCGATCGGGCTCACCGAAAGTGAACTGCTCACGCCGACCACACGTCCGGTGGTGCGCCCATGA